Proteins co-encoded in one bacterium BMS3Abin02 genomic window:
- a CDS encoding putative acyl-CoA thioester hydrolase, translating into MEPKAPRVSELSLVMQPPDANSNGFVHGGSIMKLVDTIAGVAAIRHAQSRVVTAQVDSLSFLAPVHIGDVVTFEAVVTQAWHTSMEVKVVVHREDALRGERTLTTTAYLTMVAVDQDGHPVEVPPLEPLTDHERQRQAGAEVRREERIHLRERLGT; encoded by the coding sequence GTGGAGCCAAAAGCGCCGCGAGTGTCGGAGTTGTCGTTGGTCATGCAGCCTCCGGACGCCAATTCGAACGGTTTCGTGCACGGAGGATCGATCATGAAGCTGGTCGATACGATCGCCGGGGTTGCGGCGATTCGCCATGCACAGTCACGAGTGGTGACCGCACAGGTGGACTCCCTGTCGTTTCTCGCTCCCGTACACATCGGGGATGTTGTGACGTTTGAAGCCGTCGTGACCCAGGCGTGGCACACGTCGATGGAGGTCAAGGTCGTCGTGCATCGCGAGGACGCGCTCCGCGGCGAGCGGACTCTGACCACCACTGCGTATCTGACCATGGTCGCCGTCGACCAGGACGGCCATCCGGTCGAAGTTCCTCCGCTCGAGCCGTTGACCGACCATGAACGACAGCGTCAGGCCGGAGCCGAAGTTCGCAGGGAGGAGCGCATCCATCTGCGGGAGCGTCTCGGAACGTGA